From one Amycolatopsis sp. FDAARGOS 1241 genomic stretch:
- a CDS encoding carboxymuconolactone decarboxylase family protein, whose protein sequence is MQSRLPNPLDLIPELRELTAALFKVTGNGSVPRATIALMQLRAGQIVGNTHLTVLHTGTLRRTGEPEERITAVATWPDAPYFTEPERAALALVEAVLQPSTHGERVSDELYARVATHYDDKALATLTMAIGQVTFLVPLAVLGKPLPGKPLAEQWRPVSA, encoded by the coding sequence ATGCAATCACGGCTGCCCAACCCGCTGGACCTGATCCCCGAACTGCGGGAGCTGACGGCGGCGTTGTTCAAGGTCACCGGCAACGGCTCGGTGCCGCGGGCCACAATCGCGCTGATGCAGCTGCGCGCGGGTCAGATCGTCGGCAACACCCACCTGACCGTGCTGCACACCGGCACCCTGCGCAGGACCGGGGAGCCCGAGGAGCGGATCACCGCCGTCGCGACCTGGCCGGACGCGCCGTACTTCACCGAGCCCGAGCGCGCGGCGCTCGCGCTGGTGGAGGCCGTGCTGCAGCCCTCGACGCACGGAGAGCGAGTCTCCGACGAGCTCTACGCCCGGGTGGCGACGCACTACGACGACAAGGCGCTGGCCACGCTGACGATGGCGATCGGCCAGGTCACCTTCTTGGTGCCCCTGGCAGTGCTCGGCAAGCCGCTGCCGGGCAAGCCCCTCGCCGAGCAGTGGCGGCCGGTCTCCGCCTGA
- a CDS encoding TetR family transcriptional regulator: MPQRPRDSRATKELLLAAATAEFADHGLAGARIDRIAERAGANKRLLYVYFGDKDQLFEAVLQRQIGLLHEETPLVDGDLEAYEAARFDFMRSHPETARLAAWRRFERIHHSGAEITSYREAIEAVAGAQREGRLDDRLPAADLFAMVLRITESWLDAPPALITAFGRDGLGRHRAALLEAVRRITAPRS, encoded by the coding sequence GTGCCCCAGCGACCGCGCGACTCCCGCGCCACGAAAGAGCTGCTCCTGGCCGCGGCGACGGCGGAGTTCGCCGACCACGGCCTGGCCGGCGCACGCATCGACCGGATCGCCGAGCGGGCCGGCGCGAACAAGCGGCTGCTGTACGTCTACTTCGGCGACAAGGACCAGCTGTTCGAAGCCGTGCTGCAGCGGCAGATCGGGCTGCTGCACGAGGAGACGCCGCTGGTCGACGGCGATCTCGAGGCGTACGAGGCTGCCCGGTTCGACTTCATGCGCAGCCATCCCGAGACGGCGCGGCTGGCCGCGTGGCGCCGCTTCGAGCGGATCCACCACAGCGGCGCCGAGATCACCAGCTACCGCGAAGCGATCGAGGCCGTCGCGGGCGCGCAACGCGAAGGACGGCTGGACGACCGGCTGCCGGCGGCCGACCTGTTCGCGATGGTCCTGCGGATCACCGAGAGCTGGCTCGACGCACCACCCGCGCTGATCACCGCGTTCGGCCGCGACGGGCTGGGCCGGCACCGGGCCGCGCTGCTGGAAGCCGTCCGCCGCATCACGGCGCCGCGCTCGTGA